The following DNA comes from Camelina sativa cultivar DH55 chromosome 14, Cs, whole genome shotgun sequence.
tttggatttaaccaaaaataaattaagttggGCTTTATGAGGGTTTCTTAAAAAGCCCATTTTACATATTCAAAAGAGCCCAGTGAAAAACCCTAGACTAAACCAAACATTtcactcttcttttctcttccctTTCCGATCTGAGTTTCTCAGGCGAAGATTTTGTATCACTCTATTTTCCGGTGAATCTCTCTCGTCCGCCCAAATTTCAGTAGTTCGACTTGATTAATCGGAGGTAAAAAAATGAAGCCGGTTATAGGCACAGTGGTATCGAACAAGATGCAGAAATCGGTGGTCGTCGCCGTCGATAGGCTCTTCCACAACAAGCTCTACAACCGCTACGTCAAACGAACTTCCAAATTCATGGCTCACGACGACAAAGACGCCTGCAACATCGGAGATCGAGTAATTCACTCAATTTTTGAATGTTTGGTCTCTCAGTAGGCttttaggaaaaacaaaaatttgaagatTTGGGGTAATGTTGCAGGTGAAATTGGATCCGTCAAGGCCACTGAGCAAGAACAAGCATTGGGTTGTTGCAGAAATCATCAAGAAAGCTCGAATCTATTCACCTcaggctgctgctgctgccgttgctgcttctgcttctgcttcctCGGCCTCCGTTGCTGACTCTTCTGCTCAGTCTCAGCAGATTCCTCCATCATCCACTTCTTAAGGTGATTGCTTTAGTCCTCTGCTACTGAATTTTGCTTACAGAGATGTATCTTATTTTGAGCTGCTTTGATGAGAATTAACTCAACATTTTACGGTTTCTAGTTAGTATTGCTGTGTGACAATATGCATAGTGTTATTATCTTAGATACTTGAAACACTTCAGCACTTTATATTTCTCGTTATGGTTTTGccttatcatctcttttttcctcttcttgcAGATTTGTTAGGAGCAACGTCCATGGAGAAGGGAGAGATGTCTATGAGAGACAACATAGGCACTGTACCGATCGATATATTTCATCTTAGTTGATGCTTTTGGATCTTGTCTGTTATATTAGGTTTCCTGAGATGATTTTGAGTTATATTGATGGTGATAGATAATCTGGTGAAGGTTGATCAATAAACACTGTTAAGCAACTCTGTCTTCTTTTATGTCATTTTGGCAAATTTAGTGCATTGCTGAATCAGCAAAAGTGTGATATAGTGATGTTGTTATGGAATTCGTCGTTTCGGGCATGGAACAAGCTGGTTAAATGCCTCTTTTGGTTCTACAAGTGGCTACACTAACTAATATGACAAACTAAAGATCAATACCTCCTAAAAGATCAGTCATTTCTTTGCTCTTCAACATTTGAGATTATGGGAACctgtctttctttcttgttaaaTATATCtcttataaagtttttttttgataatgagTCTTGATAATCTATCAAGTTACAAAGACTTGAGTTTTTCTATAGACAATTTTGTGTTTGCTACCTATCTagtttaagttttgttttagatCAGAGAGGGAAGTAACCAGAgattgaagagagaagaagaaagagataagAACCAAGTCAGGAAAGCTAATGTTGCTGCAAATTGATATCTGTTGCAGACTGTTGGAGGGCAAGAGGATCCATCTGATCGCAGAATATCAACAACACTAGCTGCTGATGATGCTGCAGCCAACACTAGAACAGACACcacctgtaaataaaaaaatggtgaaaCTCAGATcgaaaactctgttttttcttccttAGTAAGCATTAGATATATAATAGCGTTACCCAATCACCAATAGAGATAGCTAGAAGGATCCTTGGCTTTTGAAATTGTTGATTGAGAAGAATACAATAGATATCGACCATTGCTAATGTCAGATTCCATGGTATAGCTACAGACATGATCGTCACCAGGAAGCTGCAGATTTGTTTGTAGGATTGTTAGGGCTCATATAAGAGAGAATATGGGATTAGAGAGTTAAAATTACCAGAAAGCAGTGAACTGGTAGAAGCGAACACCAATGGTCATGAAGAGAAGAGCGCCAAATGCTAGTATCGTTTGCCCTAATCTTAAGGAAAGGCTTGCAGTTGTGCCCACAGAGCCAGGAACCTCAACCATCACCAGCCTTTTTTTGCTTGTGTCAGATGTAAGTTAGCGCTTGAATCTAAATCTCGATAAAGATGTAAATTTTTGACATGGGTCTGGAAGATCTTGTggagtttttaattaaatcatcTGGGTTTTCGTTTACTGGTGAGGACAAAGAGATGACGATCATGATCatgacggagaagaagaagaagaagaagaagaagggaggaATAAAAAAGTAAGGCAAGTTGCTAGTGTTTCTGGTTCGCACGTTGTTTGTGAGAGTTACGAATGGTGGAAAACAGAAGACTGTTCatgttaaaagagttgtggtctgTATTCATCAGACAAAGCAGAGCAAATGTCGGAGAAAACTGTTATGCAACACTTTTGAATCTGATTCCTTCCTTCTTCATTTCTTAAAACACTccacttttttctttaatttattgtaCAATAAGTCGCTGCTTTTTAGAATTTACACGACAACACCTCACAATTTGCTATCTTCACAAAAATTGTATACCACTGGAAGTAAATTTTGCAAATTCTAAAGAATGGCAGAATTTAAACTGCATATCGGTGCTAGAGAGTCTTTAAAGGTAATTTGTTGGAATTTGGAGGAATGAGAAGAACAGAGGACAAAGAACAAATAGTCAAGTAGCAAAAGTAAACCACtatataataaatgtatatCTCAACTCATGATTAGGTTATTTCAGATCCTAAAGAGTAAGAAgattgcaaaaacaaaaaacaatgtcTTCCATTGCATCATGCTGCATCCATCTCACCGGCTTTAACACTGCACATAATGAAAGAAGATAGCGGCTTAGCAAAGATATTTGAGCTAAGAAACGGGGAATCCATAGCATAGAGATCACACACATTATGTATATGATGACTTGGATTATTCGAAAAACCCTTCTAAAACTACACACAATCTTGTTCTAACATGTTGAGAACCtatagaaaatttaacattaaggTTCCTTCAAGAAGACTCTCTTATGCCAGCACAAAAGGAGCAAACAAGCTTGATCTCCAAAAGATAATTCGATATACAAGATAACTTATTAAGTCATAAGCTgaaacatatattattgtgaACTCATTCTCATTAACAAGCCTTAAAAGAGATCTTAATATGGCAGAGGAATAAGGAATCCGTGTAAATCACACACATTCTTGACAAACCTCTAAAAGCACATTCTAAACTAAACTACACACAATCTTGTTCTAACAagtataaaaaatattgaaaattaagATTCAAGAAGACTCTCTTTCATGCCAGCACAAAAAAGGAGCAAATTAGCCTTTGCAATATACTCAACAATCTCTAAATTCTCATGGGATACATTGGTATATAAGATAACttcatacaaaaattatatatattctcatatcaacaAGTGAGCCTAATACATAAGCAAAGCTGTAATTATAAATTCATTAGAATGAAACAAGCCTCAAAACCTAGTTAAGAAGTGAATGATGAAAACATCAATATGACCTGAAATTTTCAGTTTATACTTCTGATCAAACTCAAGTAAGTACCATAACTCGATCCTAGAGTATTAGGCCTCAAACATAATCAACTCAATCAAATCTTgctaaactaacaaaatcatatcaaaGGGGGAGTCAAATCTAATAGAATCCGAGAATTTTAGTATCCTGACCTGAAATTTTCAAAGTGAATCGGAGTCTCAGAACTCCATCTTGAGCTCATCCTTGGAATCGGAGAAATAAGAGAGGACGTAAGGAACAGCACGGACGATGACAACCCAGCCGCCGAAAAGAGCTACATGGGTACGGAGCTGCTTCAAGGCCACAGCCTTATCGGGCTTTCGCATGAACATTCCTGGAAACATGGCtgcgatcttcttcttcttcttcttcctctctgatTGTGGTGGAGCTTTTGCTTTCTTAAGAttctaaaaccctaaccctCGATTGATTTGCCCTTTCTCCCTTTTCACAGTAATATGTGGGCCGAATTTCGGATCTGAACTGTTACCAAAAAGCCTTTTAGCCCAATTGAGGacggtttatttattttattgatgatAATCACTTCATCATTAACATTAAAATATGCATCTTcgttaaattaaattaaataaaaattatattaaaggTTAATTCTcaagaatataattaaatttaaattttcctgaaaatgtgattttcactaaaacatattttattctgGAAATACCACAAAACTCAAACTAAACTTTTAAACCtttctttgccaaaaaaaaaaaaaaaacttttaaacctTCAAGATTAAACTTTAAaccttcaaaaaaatatttaaatcttaaatagttaactctaaaccctaaaacctaaaatgctaaaaaaaaaaaagcaattcataatttataaacaCTTGAAATTCATTTTTAGACTACAaagttttgtaattatattttttggaaTAACAAAAAACTAGTGTTGgtattttggaatattttagggtatttctctttatttattcaattcgggtatgtttttttttggttttgttttccaatatgaaattttaattcgATTCAGAAAGTTTAATCTGGTCATGTATGGATGGTGGCTATTTGATATGTATAAGTTGTGACAGCTTGATATATATACTTGGATATATAATTTAGCTGAGCGATAATTAGAGAAGCATCATCACTAAATGTAATACATTAGCATCGGGCTATACACATGTAAGAGTCCTGAATTATGAATTTGATTAGATGAGCCAAAATTGTTCATACGAGTAACGAAAGAACACCATGAAGCATATATTATTATGgattgtcaaacaaaataacCTCACACTTCTAATCAGAAAGTGTTAAAAGTAAACTAATTAAAACTGTGTAgaatagataattaattaagtCTAGGAGAGatattaattaaaactaaaagagagagagagagataaatgtaaataatagtTAAGAAACTTCACATGATAGAGCAGTCGCTAGAGTACTCTGATCTGTAACCgtatggaggaggaggaggttggCCAGTGTAGCTATCGTGAACGACCCTTTCATCATACCCATTGGGTCGGGACCATCCGTAGTTAGGCTCATTATACCAAGGCGCTGGCTGGCCCATCACAGGCGAATAATAAGGTTGCGCCACCATAACCGCTTTAGAACTTGAAGCTGGTGCTGGTAGTGCTGGTTTGGGCTTCTCTGGTTCTTTAGGCTTTTCAGCTTCTTTGGGCTTCGCAGGCTCTTTCGGCTTCTCGGCGGGAGGTTTGGGTGGATCGATGGTCTCGATGAGCTTAATAGACCCACGTCCTTTGGAACAGAGTTTGTCCATGACTTTCTCAGGACTACAGCAAACCACTTTGATTGTGACTGTGTTGCTTCCTTCATCGAACTTTTGGTCTCTTACTTCTTTTGTGTTGGCAAAGTgcaatcaaaaagaaaaagaaaaaacacagacACAAGTTATTATCACTATGAAACATTCCGAACCAAAATATGTAATGAGATAAAGCTAGCTAGCTGCCAAAAAAGGAACATACGAGGTATGCTGCAAAGAGTTTTCCTGACTTGTGCGACATTCTTTTCGGAACTGAGAGGCTCCGTCTTCAATTTCATCCAAGTTACCTGTTTTTATGCTCATATGATTTTCTCATTATTTGTAacgatttttttaaataagtgcTAAAGGTTTCAAAAAGACGATCGAAGAAAAGAGGCTAGAGAATAGAGAATAAGGGAGATGAGAGCAGTACCTTCTCCATACCCTTCTGATCGGCCATGGCTTTGCAAAGAGAGAAAACCTAGAGTTTAATTACTTagcaaaatgaaaaacatgttAAGGTGTAACTATGCTATATATGGAGTCTCATTGAGGCATGCAAGGAAATATAAGTTGAATATTGTACAATTTACTTTTCTCTTAGAATGTATGATATCCTTAGCTGTTATTTACGTATATTACGTAGTCATAAACaatgtaaattttctttttcttttaactttctatacattttttttttttaaagtcaaatttgtaagtttttttttggtagaatcaAATTTGTAAGTTTAGTATTATAAGAATGAAATAATAAAAggaaaggaaaataataataaaaacatgtaaattccGGAGTGAAGTGACATACGAAGAGGAGATCCTACGGCTGTGAAATGTGATGACTCAAACTTATCATTTTCCATAAGTTTGTAACACGTCCGGATGGGAGTGTAATCCGAGTTAATTGTATTTGCAGCACTTAAATGAAAGAGTAGTGTGTCCGACCGGTCAAGTGCGGAGATCCCCGTGAAgaaaataactattttctaatgaaaaaactattttaattataaaataatgaaattttttttaggtgttgtgcaaacataattttttttttcaaattctaaaatatgTATACTTTGTAGACTTACTTGGTTGTTATTAGTGATGaaaactttttggtttttttaatagtgatgaaatttcatatattttcataaaaaataatacacgTTGATAGTTCCTCAACTTTCAGAAATGCATGTTTTCGTAgatttaatttataacttataaaaaaatgtctaaaaATAGTGTTGTTTAGCTTTCCATTTCGctgataatataatttttgagGTTGGGAAAATATTACTGTTGACGACACTATCCGAAACATTAACCTTTAATTTACCATTTTCTTGGGAGAATAGAGTCAATGATGAAGGTAAAATcacttattttatttgttatatttcaCTCTAGCTAGTCATGGGCAATCGGGTTTCGGTTCTACCCAATCGGGTTTCGGGTAAATCGGTATAAGACCTATAGATCCTATTtggtaatttacaaaaattttggtACGGTAAGGTTAGTAACCGGTCGGGTTCGGAGCGGTTTTTTACTCCAatacaaaatctgaaataaccCTAAATTTTTCCGGGTTAtaatcggttcggttattttCAGTAACCAAAGTACTCAAATAACCGACTAAAACCCGAGATAACcgattaaaattataaatacccATGTAAATTACCAAAATAACCGATTAAACCATAGCCTATTCGGTAATTCTGCTTAACCTGAACCCTATCCGATACCGTTTTTATCGGTTCGGTTCCAGTACGGTTCTTCGGTACTGGATATTATGCCTAGGACTAGCCTTAATGGATCAAAGCCTTATTTGGCTTTTAAGTTAAACGGATCTAAAACGGTGACCCAATATACTTAAGTTACAACCTGAACCCGGACCGAAGTCCATTTTACCAAGGCCTCTTAACCCATTCGGTAATTCTGCTTAACCCGAATCCTACCCGATTTAGCTTTTATCAATTTGGTTCCGGTACGGTTATTTGGTACCGTATATTATGCCTAGGGCTAACTCTAGCTATGGCTATGAATGAATGGCCGGTGTTTTTAAATTCAGTTTTAggatttggttttcaatttatggattttgaaatttagttgattttgttattagatttttgttttaaaaattccaaaattaaatCCCCTAGACTATAGGAGAATTTAAAATCTGAAAACTTGAAATGGGAGATTACAGCAAAAAGAATTTCCTATGTtctaaggaaacaaaatatttttttttgattggtaTGAAATTAAgtattaaaatgataaaattcgaaattaaatGGGTTGACCTTGTGATATTATATGATTACTGGAGCAGGTCGGAGACTCAGAGAATGACCTTTTCTCGCTCGTCCATTTAAATTCATTAATGGGAAATCTGTAGAGTTGACATATACTACTATACTAGTAGCTACTTAATTGGTTTGATAATAAATACCAAAATCTAGCTATGTTTAAGGTTTAATCCCCAACACATAGTAATTTGGCTCGTACACACAAATCAAACGATATAATGCTAAATTGCTAATTGTAAACAAAAGGGtgaaatgtaattaaaaaaagagattagACTAGCATCCACATATTTTAAATCATGTTTAACTAACATAAACAAACTGAATATTGTTCAACGTAAACATCATATATAACGTGTTAATGCAAACAGAAACACTAGCATCTTGAAGAATAATagaatataatttattgtgCATCATGTGATCATATTTCACAATATTTTTACTGATAAATAGCATGACTAATTTCTGGTCTCATGAATCCCATGTCATGACATAGATGCGTTACTATAGTCATAAAAATCCTGATTATAACAGTGATTGCGAGCTAATGAAGTCTAAGACAACAATAAGAAATGAGAAATGAATTATTAaacaatacaatttttaaataatttttttatctctaaaaaTCCCTTATCCATAAACCAAATCACATGCACACAGTCAGTTTTCAAATAGTCTACGTGTGGGTAATTACTCTTTAGGTTCTTTACAATATTCAAACCCACCAAATCTACTTACACGAAACTTTAgtactattaaaatttaaaaacattagatagcaaacaaaagaaagagaggctCCTAATAAAGGCGCAATTAAAAACCGGTCGGAAATACACCAATTGTGAGACTGAATGAGTTATTGCTCAACCACTTCCTCTAACTCATAACCACAATCTCCAAACTTCACCACCGATTCACAGAGACTTTTATTAACcttcaaaacatttatttatttttccaatcTTCAAATAGAGACACTCACACTCCTTATCTTCCTCATCCTCCATCCCACTTTCCTCTTCAATTAAAGGTAGATAGATACCTCATTATATTAACACAAAATGGCTTCAGCGGCGGATCATGTGTTGGTGGTGGAAGATGGACGGCCAGCCACGGCGGATAATCCATCGGCTGGACCGGTTTATCGATGTAAGTACGCTAAAGATGGACTCCTCGATCTCCCTACTGATATTAATTCTCCTTGGCAGTTCTTTAGGTATGGATCTTGAGACCCttcataatcattattttattttattttaaacatgttGGTCCAATACTGTTTAATGAGCTAATTAATATAACAATCATCCTATAAGATATGTCTCACACTTTATGTATCAGTGAGGCTGTGAAGAAATATCCGAATGAGCAAATGTTAGGCCGACGCTTAACGACTGATTCTAAGGtacaaatattacataatatactctAATATTACTTTAACTTCTGTAGATAATTAActaatttcatttcatttcattttttcttctcgtGGCATCTCAaataatgtgtgtgtgtgtgtatgtaggTTGGTTCATATACATGGATCACATATAAGGAAGCCCACGATGCTGCAATTCGGATTGGATCAGCCATCAGAAGCCGAGGCGTTGATCCGGTACATTCCtttaatgttttgatccaatCAACCAagtgtaaaattaattaaaagtcgTAGGCGAAGACTTAAAAAacaattcttctttttgtcttaGGGACATTGTTGTGGAATCTATGGATCTAACTGTCCAGAATGGATTATTGCAATGGAGGTAAATCAGACCTATCTAAAATTTTGGGTTCAAATATTTTCCCATTTtattatagagtttctctaAGTGGTTTATATTACAGGCCTGCATGAGCCAAGGGGTGACATATGTGCCTCTATACGATACTTTAGGTACTCTACGCGGATATATACGATCAAGCAATATTTTAAcaacacattttttttgaaatcaggttttcttcatatatattcatGACTTATGGAAACCTAAATAATCCGAGGTTCAATCTTGATGAAACAGGAGTAAACGCAGTTGAATTCATCATCAACCATGCCGAGGTTTCGCTAGTATTTGTTCAAGAGAAGACAGTTTCATCGGTAAGtccatttttttattgatatcaGTCATACCCTAATTCCATTTTACGTTTCTTGTCCGAcaagatttgttttatttagtttattaacTCTTGAAAGCCATTCTGTAGATCTTATCGTGCCAAAAGGGATGTTCTTCGAATTTGAAGAGTAagttaaaagttataaaaaaaaaaaaaaaacaatcgattatatttctaataaatttgagttttgaatCTGAAATATTTCTTTTGCCTCGGTTTTTTGTTTAGCTATTGTGAGCTTCGGGGAAGTCTCGAGTACACAAAAGGAAGAAGCTAAAAACCaatgtgtttctttattttcatggAACGAGTTCTCACTAATGGTCAGTGTTTATAACTAAATGAAAAAAGACAACTTCGTTTGCAAACATTTGGACTTACATAGGATTTACTTCATCAAGATTCAATAATTTCTAGTGGGGTTTAAATTTATTATCTGAAAATATTATCAGGGAAACTCGGATGAGACAAAGCTACCACCTAAGCGAAAGACAGACATCTGCACAATAATGTACACAAGCGGGACGACTGGAGAACCCAAAGGTGTAATCTTAAACAATGCAGCCATGGCGGTCCAAGTATTATCCATTGACAAAATGCTTGAAGTCACCGATCGACCGGTAATCTTCTTGTTACAATTTAAATCTATTAGTTACGTTTTGATGTCTGTAATATCAACGTtcaaagataatgataact
Coding sequences within:
- the LOC104743984 gene encoding uncharacterized protein LOC104743984, whose product is MADQKGMEKVTWMKLKTEPLSSEKNVAQVRKTLCSIPQVRDQKFDEGSNTVTIKVVCCSPEKVMDKLCSKGRGSIKLIETIDPPKPPAEKPKEPAKPKEAEKPKEPEKPKPALPAPASSSKAVMVAQPYYSPVMGQPAPWYNEPNYGWSRPNGYDERVVHDSYTGQPPPPPYGYRSEYSSDCSIM
- the LOC109128595 gene encoding mitochondrial import receptor subunit TOM6 homolog, coding for MFPGMFMRKPDKAVALKQLRTHVALFGGWVVIVRAVPYVLSYFSDSKDELKMEF
- the LOC104742467 gene encoding CASP-like protein 5C3, with product MVEVPGSVGTTASLSLRLGQTILAFGALLFMTIGVRFYQFTAFCFLVTIMSVAIPWNLTLAMVDIYCILLNQQFQKPRILLAISIGDWVVSVLVLAAASSAASVVDILRSDGSSCPPTVCNRYQFAATLAFLTWFLSLSSSLFNLWLLPSLI
- the LOC104742466 gene encoding uncharacterized protein LOC104742466 is translated as MKPVIGTVVSNKMQKSVVVAVDRLFHNKLYNRYVKRTSKFMAHDDKDACNIGDRVKLDPSRPLSKNKHWVVAEIIKKARIYSPQAAAAAVAASASASSASVADSSAQSQQIPPSSTS